The genomic region TCCAGACTCCTGAACGCAAATAGAAGAGCTTGATAGGCCCCCGCCCGGTCACAGCCCTTGCCAGCAGTCAAATTGAAGGGGCGCGCGCCAATGCCGCCCGAGAACGTCCAGTCGAGTTTTTGGTCGACAATTTCGAAGCGCCCCTGATCGGTTATGCTGATCGTAACGCCAGTCTCGTTTGCGATGATGCTTGGGCGTATGGAAGCCATCGAAAACCGCTCATCTATTTTCGGTGGCGAATAACATCAGAAGTGATGCGCAGAAAGGATTGTTCATCGGCCAAGTGTCGCCTTGATCGGCATGAAATTCATTGGAAAGCGACGTCTGAGCGGCCATTCGGGTTGGTCTGTTCGTGGCAATAACCACAAGCGCGGCGCCAACCAACATGATGACGACACCTAGAAGTCTCTTGCGGATATTTTCCCGCAGCAGAACGCCGCCAAAAATGACCGTGAAAAGCGCGCTCATCCGCTTTATCGCGATGACGTAGGGAACGAAAAGGAACATAAGAGCATACATCTGTGAAGCGTTGCCGACGGCATTGGTTACACCGGCGAGGCAAGCGTAGCGCAATTCGGGGAGGCACAACGGGCGATGTGGCAAAGCAAGCCAAACGACAATGCTGGCGCCAGCAATTAAGCTCGCGAGCAAGGCGATCCAAAGTAATGGCGCGGAAGCTCGCACGCCAAGCTTATCGAGATTCGCCGTAATGCTCCAAAGAACCGCTGTGATGCCCATAGAGTGCACGCCGGGATCCTTCAAGAAGGCGAGCAAAGACATTCGCCGTGTAGCGCCAGGTTCACTTAAGCCAAGGAACATAGCGCCGAGGACAGAGAAAATAACGCCGACCGCCCCGAGAGGTGAAACAGTTTCAGCAACCATCAAAGGCGAGGTGGCGAGCAGCAACACCGGGGTGACAAGAACCAGCGGAGCGACCAATGAAGCATCGGCAAGGCGAAATGCCCGGACGAAGAAATAATAGGCTGTCACATTAAGCGCAGCCGCGCCCAACAGCAGGGGCCAAAAATCCGGTCGGAAAAGCTCAGCAAATGCCTCAACGGGATGCATAAGCAAGGCCGGGTAGGATATCAGACATAGAAGGAATAGGAGCGTGGCGCCCACGGTCCACTCCGCCGCAAGGATCAGCCTGTCTTCGACCTCGCGCGTCGCGGCTTTGGTGCCAATGTCGGTTGCCGTCTGACAGAGCGCGGATAACGCCGCTGCGCCAAGCCCGAGTAAGGTTAGTGGCGTCACTGTGGGTTCACCATTCGTCCCTATATCGGTTGATGTCGCACGTTCACGCCCGCGTAACAACGGCCCGCGAAATTGCGCGCCGCTCAAGCTCAAATATCTTCCCGATGATTTCCTCGCCGTTGATCTGGCTCAAACATGGGATCATGACGAATGGCGATGATGAGCGGCGGCCGGGCATCAGCGACTATTGTGATCAAGCCGAGATTTTCGCTCGTTCTTCTGCCGCTCGGATGGGTCGGCTGCCGGTCATGGCGGCGAGCCGAAAATAGGACGCCAGACGTGGCTCTCTCGCCTATAGCTGAGCACATTCGCGAAAGCGCAGTCCATGAACTCGCCAAAGAACTTCGTGCGGCGGGCGAACATCTTCCCGCACCGGAACGGGAAGCTTTCGGCACGTTTTTCGATCGTTACGGTGACGCAAAGGTCGTCATGCTTGGCGAAGCGACGCATGGCACGTCGGAATTCTATCGCGCGCGCGCGGCCATCACGCGGCGTCTCATCGAACAACACGGATTTAATATTGTCGCAGTCGAGGCGGATTGGCCAGACGCGGCAAGCATCGATCGCGATGTTCGCCACCGGCCGGCAGAGCCTGCCGGGGAAGCTCCTTTCGGTCGGTTTCCGAGCTGGATGTGGCGCAATTCCGAAGTAAGGGAGTTCGTCGCCTGGCTGCGGGAGCACAACAGAAGCCGTGCGATGGCGCAGCGGGTCGCGTTTCGCGGGCTCGATGTCTACAGTCTCAGCAAGTCGATTGCCGCGGTGCTCGAATATCTCGACCGGGTCGATCCAGGACGTGGCAAGGCCGCGCGTGAACGCTATGGCTGTCTCACGCCGTGGCAGAACGATCCCGCCGCTTATGGTTTGGCCGCGCTGTCCGGCCGCGACACCTGCGAGGATGAGGTTGTTACGCAGTTGAAGGAAGTTTTGAATCGCCGCCTCGACTATCTTCGGCACGACGGCGAAGCCTATTTCAATGCCGCGCAAAATGCGCGCATCGTCCGCGCCGCCGAACAATATTACAGGATCATGTATCGCGGTTCGATCGAATCCTGGAATTTACGTGATCGCCATATGTTCAATACTTTACAATATGTCATGCAGGAACGCGGGCCGGACGCGAAGGCAGTTGTGTGGGCGCACAATTCGCACATCGGCAACGCGGCAGCGACCTCCATGGGTTGGGCGGGCGAGTTCAATATTGGCGAGCTATGCCGCAATGCTTATGGCGATGCGGCCGTATTGATCGGCTTTGGCACCGACCGGGGTACTGTCGCGGCCGCTTCCGACTGGGACGCTCCGATGGAGATCAAATCGGTGCTGCCGGCGCGTGACGACAGCTATGAATATTTGTTCCGCAAGAGCGGGCTCGCCCGATCGCTGACCGACTGGAGATCTCCTGAGCGCCACGATCTGCGCGATGCGCTCACGGGGCCGCGGCTCGAGCGGGCAATCGGCGTTGTGTATCGGCCGGAGACGGAGTTCCTCAGCCATTATTTCGAGGCCGTTCTGCCGGAGCAGTTTGACGCCTATGTCTGGTTCGAGGAAACCCAAGCCGTGACGCCCTTGGCGGGCGCACCTGGCATGGGCGGCTCGGATACATATCCCTTCGGGCTATAATGCGCCGTTGCGAGACTGTCGCGTCTCACCAGACTTTGCGAATGACGCCGGTGCCGGAATAGATCTCGGGGGTGGGCGAGCGCGCCCGCCACATAGGCCGGCTTATGGAAGCTGAGGCCCTGTGCCGTCGCGTGCTCGAAGCACAGCCCAATCTGCCCGAGGCGATCGAGCATGTAAGCTCTTCAAACTGAATGACGATGGGGAAGCGGCGCGCGCCAATCGCGCGGCGCTCGCTCGATATCGATGTTGCAAGCGACACGTCTTCCTTGGCGCGCGGAATGGCTGGCGGATCATCCATTGCTTTTTCTTTCGCGCGAAAGTCGGGAAATCAGATGTCAATCGCCAGTCACCACGAGCGCGGATTCGCGTGCCGCGCTGCCGCTGATCTCGATGATGAACGGCGCCGCCGCAAGATCGAATGTCACGCTTTTGGCGAGCCCGTCACAGCCCGCGGCTCCGGTGAATCCAGACGATTTCAATATCCGGCCGGACTGGATGACATCGATCCAAGCAGGATGCGACAGCGTGATCCGATAGATGCCGGCTTTCGCAACCGCGGCAACCTGCAGGAACCCGGCGTAGAAATTAGCGAGTTTCGGCCTATGTGAGGGCGCCACGGGCAATTTCGCTTCGCGAAAGGGCATCAGCGCCAACTTCACCGCTGTCTGCAATGGGTGAGGCATAGCGGCGCCTGAAACAATCCGAGCAGGCTTGGCGAGCAAAGCGCGTTCCTGGGCCAGCGGCCATTTGAATTTGTCGCAGCCGACGGGTTCTTGCGCCAACGCCGGCATAATCGACAGCAGCATCATCAAAATTATGAAACACCGAACCATAGCGCTCTCGATAGTGGTTTCGACAGGGATCGCGGCACTCGGCCAGCGCCGTTCGCGCCACGCGACGGTCCAACTCAAATAGGCTCGGGTGCGACGGAAGCCGCCCTCATTTTGCAATCTGCGGCATTGTGCGCGCTTTAAGCAGTATATAACATGATATAGCTTGATGGGAAGCTTTCCGCTCTTCGGAGGGAACGAGAATGCGAACGGGCCTTTTCTGCACCTATGAAAATCCGCGACGCGACTTTAGGGCGGCCTATGTCGATCAGCTCCGCCTCGTCCAACGCGCCGAAAGTCTCGGCTTCGAAGAAGCCTGGGTAGCGGAACATCATTTCAATCCAGATGCTTGCAGTCCTTCCTGCCTTTCGATCCTCGCCTATCTCGCCGCCTGCACGTCACGCATCCGGCTTGGCTCGGCCGCTGTGCTGCTTCCCTTTCACAATCCGTTGCTGATTGCCGAGGACATCGCGACGATCGACATATTTAGCGATGGACGGCTCAATTTCGGTATTGCAAAGGGTGGCCCGTTCCCGGCTCAGAACAGGCATTTCGAAATCGACTCCAAGGAGAGCCGCGACAAGACCAGCGAAGCCCTCCTGCTGATCGAAAAGCTCCTGTACGAAGACGATGTCACTTTCAATGGACGGTTCTTCAAGACGGATGGCGTAAGGCTGACCCCAAGGGCGGTGCAAAGACCGATCCCGACTTTCGTCGCGAGTTCCACAGCCTCCCTGGTTGGTCTCGCGGCGGCCAAGGGATATG from Methylovirgula sp. HY1 harbors:
- a CDS encoding DMT family transporter yields the protein MSGAQFRGPLLRGRERATSTDIGTNGEPTVTPLTLLGLGAAALSALCQTATDIGTKAATREVEDRLILAAEWTVGATLLFLLCLISYPALLMHPVEAFAELFRPDFWPLLLGAAALNVTAYYFFVRAFRLADASLVAPLVLVTPVLLLATSPLMVAETVSPLGAVGVIFSVLGAMFLGLSEPGATRRMSLLAFLKDPGVHSMGITAVLWSITANLDKLGVRASAPLLWIALLASLIAGASIVVWLALPHRPLCLPELRYACLAGVTNAVGNASQMYALMFLFVPYVIAIKRMSALFTVIFGGVLLRENIRKRLLGVVIMLVGAALVVIATNRPTRMAAQTSLSNEFHADQGDTWPMNNPFCASLLMLFATENR
- a CDS encoding erythromycin esterase family protein, coding for MALSPIAEHIRESAVHELAKELRAAGEHLPAPEREAFGTFFDRYGDAKVVMLGEATHGTSEFYRARAAITRRLIEQHGFNIVAVEADWPDAASIDRDVRHRPAEPAGEAPFGRFPSWMWRNSEVREFVAWLREHNRSRAMAQRVAFRGLDVYSLSKSIAAVLEYLDRVDPGRGKAARERYGCLTPWQNDPAAYGLAALSGRDTCEDEVVTQLKEVLNRRLDYLRHDGEAYFNAAQNARIVRAAEQYYRIMYRGSIESWNLRDRHMFNTLQYVMQERGPDAKAVVWAHNSHIGNAAATSMGWAGEFNIGELCRNAYGDAAVLIGFGTDRGTVAAASDWDAPMEIKSVLPARDDSYEYLFRKSGLARSLTDWRSPERHDLRDALTGPRLERAIGVVYRPETEFLSHYFEAVLPEQFDAYVWFEETQAVTPLAGAPGMGGSDTYPFGL
- a CDS encoding LLM class flavin-dependent oxidoreductase, with amino-acid sequence MRTGLFCTYENPRRDFRAAYVDQLRLVQRAESLGFEEAWVAEHHFNPDACSPSCLSILAYLAACTSRIRLGSAAVLLPFHNPLLIAEDIATIDIFSDGRLNFGIAKGGPFPAQNRHFEIDSKESRDKTSEALLLIEKLLYEDDVTFNGRFFKTDGVRLTPRAVQRPIPTFVASSTASLVGLAAAKGYGIMGAPPFPLTTLRETVEIFRQADPAADPDLVLIRFFHVAVTHEQAVAEARIWLQPFVERMKTTTAKVQPDWTPWFVLDRIIEESLIGTISSIGEKIERLAEDLPLHSLVLKQMSPDFAKRHADLELFAEELRPKFREAA